A window of Zingiber officinale cultivar Zhangliang chromosome 5A, Zo_v1.1, whole genome shotgun sequence contains these coding sequences:
- the LOC121983177 gene encoding BTB/POZ domain-containing protein At1g01640-like: MDCAICNCRPMVQYYTNQRNFICDACYDGAKSMMTFLNADLDGDAHRKAAASISHGSNSLPPKGIRRALERMKEMQGREKATKEKVAFLDGLAALSEGLHTDILVKAGDGQPVPAHRALLASRSEIFKTMLLADDCKAAPAGGIVSLPELTHRELRHLLEFLYTGELPPVEQDLFSTVLSLLGAADKYDIPFLRKSCERWVLADLRVGNALEVLDAAHRCSGVELKERAMRVVVEKAEEVLFSPEFEAFAGQNSDLCVEITRALVNDKTKQKVKHEPVHKW, translated from the exons ATGGACTGCGCCATCTGTAACTGTAGGCCCATGGTGCAGTATTACACGAATCAGAGGAACTTCATCTGCGACGCCTGCTACGACGGCGCAAAGAGCATGATGACCTTCTTGAATGCCGATCTCGACGGCGATGCCCACCGCAAAGCCGCCGCCAGCATTTCTCACGGCTCCAATTCCCTGCCACCCAAG GGGATTCGGCGTGCGCTCGAGAGGATGAAGGAGATGCAAGGGAGGGAGAAGGCGACGAAGGAGAAGGTGGCTTTTCTTGATGGGTTGGCGGCGCTGTCCGAAGGGTTGCACACCGACATTTTGGTGAAGGCTGGCGACGGCCAACCAGTTCCGGCCCATCGAGCATTGCTG GCTTCTAGATCCGAAATCTTCAAGACCATGCTGCTCGCCGACGACTGCAAGGCCGCTCCTGCCGGCGGCATCGTCTCGCTTCCAGAGCTCACGCACCGCGAGCTGCGGCACCTGCTAGAGTTCCTCTACACCGGCGAGCTTCCACCGGTGGAGCAGGATCTCTTCTCGACCGTGCTCTCCCTGCTCGGCGCGGCCGACAAGTACGACATCCCCTTCCTGCGGAAGTCCTGTGAGCGGTGGGTTCTCGCGGACCTTCGCGTCGGCAACGCCCTCGAGGTGCTGGACGCGGCGCATCGATGCTCCGGCGTGGAGCTGAAGGAGCGGGCGATGCGGGTGGTGGTGGAGAAGGCGGAGGAGGTGCTGTTCTCCCCGGAATTCGAGGCGTTCGCCGGCCAGAACTCGGATCTGTGCGTGGAGATCACGAGAGCACTGGTGAACGACAAGACGAAGCAGAAAGTAAAGCATGAGCCAGTTCATAAATGGTAA